The genomic region TTATCATTTTTATAGACATATTAACCTTGTTAATTAATTTAAAAAATGTTCATATTAATAGGTGAATAAGATGGATGAAAAAGCTCAAATTAGCGCAGAAATGATACTGTTAATAGGTGCTATGTTAATAATAGTAATTGTTGCTGGAGGCTATATTCTAGGAATAACACAATCTGTAGCCGGTAACATTACCAGTGTTATAGATACTGCTAGAGATACCACAATTAATAGAATGTAAATATAATCAAAAATTTATTAAGTTATACCTCCCATACTAGAACACTCTTATTTTCATATATGGGTTTGAAGACTGTTGAGTTACTTTTTTCAATAACCAGCTTTGTAAAAATTGAGTTTTCAAATTTTTTATCCATAACTACCGCTCTTTTACTATTAATTATGAAAATAATAAAATTGCTATTAAACTCAATATAGTTCTTTTGAACCGTTCCATTATTCACCAAAACAACACAATATGGTGTTTTGTTTTTCCAAGTTATACTACCTGTTTCAAAATCCATCAAAATACCATTCGTGGAATTTAAAGAAGAATTAGTTTTGTTTACGTCACCAACCGAGTATGTATAATTGTTCGTTTGTTTGGTAACAAAGTTCCACTCTCCAAAATTGAATATCCAATAAGCTATATTAATCATTTTATCATTGGTCACCAAAACTACTGGTGCCGGATTTTCGGGGTGAGTAAATTTTAAAACATCATCAGCCTGATTCTGATCCAAACCATAATTATTGATAAGTATTTCACTTGAAGTAGACCTATTCAAACCCAGAATAGTATTCATAATTTCTACAGTTTTACTGGAGTTTTTCACATAAAAGTCTAGCTTAATATAACCCTCATCACCACTGGTGGATAACATTCGTAAAATTCCTAACGATAAGCTTTCATTATCTGTTGAAAAAATCTTTTTGAGCCAGTAATCCCGCGAACTACTAGGAGATTTATCCTTAAACGGATATGAATCATCATAATTCCTAACAGGTAAAGTTTCTATATAACCCATTCTGCCATCTTCACTAACTGAACGATCTGCAATAGCCGTGTAAAAATGACCGTTACCCCAATCACTAATTATAACTGTGTTATTCCTTGTGTTATTTTTTATCCAAACGGAAGCATCCCACATATCATCATTAGCGCCAGGAGTAAAAAATACACCTTTTTCAATATTCAATATTCCTGGAAGTAATAACAACACAAAAATTAAAGTAACAAAAACTTTAATTATACCAGGTTTTCTTTGTAAAATATGAAATTTTTTGTTGTTTCTTAAAAGATTTAGATATTCAATACATATTCCAATCAAAAATCCCGTACTAACTATCAATGGCGGAATCAAGATCATGATAAATCTTATGCCTTGATTCAAAGCAAGAAAGCCTGTAAACATCCATAAAACTAAAAATGAGAAGGATAAATAGTTAATTTTACTCAGAAATTGTTGGTGCAGTTTATCATTTAACATTATTCTAAATATCCATAAAAGTCCAAATATCCCTGCAAAGAGCGTGACCCCTAAATCTGAAATTAATTCTTCTATTGAAGGTTTACTCAGCTCTGAAACTGAAGCATAAATATTAGGCCAATCTGGCCACGAACCCCCTCCAGATGATAAATTAAAGAGTTGTAAAGGACTATATATCAGTTTTACAATATTAACAAAACCTGTAAACATCCCAACTAATATTAAAGTAAAAGAAAAAAACACAACAAAATTGTATAGTTGATTTTTAACTATATCTCCTCTAAATTTAGTCCAAATGATGTAACTAATCCAAAATAGAACAATAAGATAAAAAAGATATTGCCAACCATTCCAAGCAAGTGAAAATAGGAACATAAAGACTGCTGAAAGAAATGAAAATTCTATTCCCTTTTTTGTATTAATGTTGTGGGAAGCTTCAAAAAAGAACCATACCACCAAAAAAGGGAAAATAATATTGAACATATCTGT from Methanobacterium sp. harbors:
- a CDS encoding class III signal peptide-containing protein, which translates into the protein MDEKAQISAEMILLIGAMLIIVIVAGGYILGITQSVAGNITSVIDTARDTTINRM
- a CDS encoding STT3 domain-containing protein; the protein is MNKQFITIITILLIFSIGFLIRIETTNLNGISAVDKSFYQDENGLPYMYELDSYYNYRLTEDYLEHGYLGDAIINGVEWDLHSYYPYGVPLDYPPLIVYLTAFVYKFVNLFTTMPLIVISFWLSAFIAPLAGIVAYFFVGRFTNQYGAAAAGILTVTVPFYFIRTVPGWFDTDMFNIIFPFLVVWFFFEASHNINTKKGIEFSFLSAVFMFLFSLAWNGWQYLFYLIVLFWISYIIWTKFRGDIVKNQLYNFVVFFSFTLILVGMFTGFVNIVKLIYSPLQLFNLSSGGGSWPDWPNIYASVSELSKPSIEELISDLGVTLFAGIFGLLWIFRIMLNDKLHQQFLSKINYLSFSFLVLWMFTGFLALNQGIRFIMILIPPLIVSTGFLIGICIEYLNLLRNNKKFHILQRKPGIIKVFVTLIFVLLLLPGILNIEKGVFFTPGANDDMWDASVWIKNNTRNNTVIISDWGNGHFYTAIADRSVSEDGRMGYIETLPVRNYDDSYPFKDKSPSSSRDYWLKKIFSTDNESLSLGILRMLSTSGDEGYIKLDFYVKNSSKTVEIMNTILGLNRSTSSEILINNYGLDQNQADDVLKFTHPENPAPVVLVTNDKMINIAYWIFNFGEWNFVTKQTNNYTYSVGDVNKTNSSLNSTNGILMDFETGSITWKNKTPYCVVLVNNGTVQKNYIEFNSNFIIFIINSKRAVVMDKKFENSIFTKLVIEKSNSTVFKPIYENKSVLVWEV